From Rutidosis leptorrhynchoides isolate AG116_Rl617_1_P2 chromosome 3, CSIRO_AGI_Rlap_v1, whole genome shotgun sequence, a single genomic window includes:
- the LOC139902239 gene encoding cytochrome P450 76C1-like: MVQLNDTNELISMAVAPISIVILLTILWLYKLTLSSSKSSLPPGPRSLPIVGYLPFLRRDFHKQIVDMAYTYGPIFKFHLGSKLYVVINTPELVKEVVRDQDEVFSNHDVTVSASMISYGCQDLAYTGNNSKWRNLRKIFVHELLSNKNLEASGSFRSDEIRKTIKHVYCNIGKEVNISDIAFLTEMNVLTSMVWENTSIKGAKGIQFLQDLQTLTSNLVDIVGQPNLSDFFPSLAWFDLQGIERKMNKTIGKIDQILTNIIEDRVKSNSKKSEDGDGNEGKKKKDFLQILLDLKDQNNTLNITNIKALLMDTMLGGTETTATLIEWAMAEIMKNYKVMKLVQEELTKVVGTNNIVEESHIPQLEYLHATINETYRLHPVLPFLLPRTPSKDSKVGGYTVPKGCCVFLNAYSIHRDPRYWDNPLEFNPERFLKDKCNYNNGNNFKFFPFGSGRRICVGIPLVEKMTMLILASLLHSFDWSLPQGIEEHDLSEKMAITLKKIKPLLAIPSQRLLDASLYN; this comes from the exons ATGGTACAATTAAACGACACCAATGAGCTTATTTCAATGGCAGTTGCCCCAATTTCAATAGTCATATTATTGACTATTTTGTGGTTGTACAAGTTGACGCTTTCGAGCTCCAAATCGTCATTGCCACCCGGTCCACGCTCCTTGCCAATAGTTGGCTACCTTCCATTTCTAAGGCGGGACTTTCACAAACAGATCGTCGACATGGCTTACACTTACGGTCCCATTTTCAAATTTCATTTGGGATCCAAGCTTTACGTGGTGATAAACACCCCGGAATTAGTAAAGGAGGTGGTTCGTGATCAAGACGAGGTCTTTTCAAACCATGATGTTACAGTATCTGCATCTATGATATCTTATGGATGTCAAGATTTAGCATATACTGGAAACAACTCCAAGTGGCGTAACCTTCGTAAGATATTTGTTCATGAGCTTTTAAGCAACAAAAATCTTGAAGCGTCGGGTTCTTTCAGATCGGATGAAATTAGAAAAACTATCAAACATGTTTATTGTAACATTGGTAAAGAAGTAAACATTAGTGATATTGCTTTCTTGACCGAAATGAATGTATTGACTAGCATGGTTTGGGAAAATACATCAATAAAAGGTGCAAAAGGTATTCAATTTCTACAAGATTTACAAACGTTGACTTCAAACCTTGTTGACATTGTGGGACAACCAAATTTGTCTGATTTCTTTCCGAGTCTCGCGTGGTTTGATCTTCAAGGTATCGAGCGCAAAATGAACAAGACAATTGGAAAAATAGATCAGATATTAACCAACATTATTGAAGATCGGGTCAAATCTAACTCGAAAAAGTCAGAAGACGGAGATGGgaatgaagggaagaagaagaaagatTTCTTGCAAATATTATTAGATCTCAAGGACCAAAACAATACACTTAACATCACCAACATAAAGGCACTTCTTATG GACACCATGCTTGGAGGAACAGAAACAACGGCAACGCTTATAGAATGGGCAATGGCAGAAATTATGAAAAATTATAAAGTGATGAAACTGGTACAAGAGGAATTAACAAAAGTTGTAGGAACAAACAACATAGTAGAAGAATCCCATATCCCACAACTAGAATACCTACATGCAACTATTAACGAAACGTATAGGTTGCACCCTGTGCTCCCATTCCTATTACCACGAACGCCTAGCAAGGATAGCAAAGTAGGTGGATACACTGTCCCAAAGGGTTGTTGCGTATTTTTGAATGCTTATTCAATCCATCGAGATCCTCGGTACTGGGACAATCCCTTGGAATTCAATCCCGAAAGGTTCTTGAAAGACAAATGtaattacaataatggaaataatttTAAGTTTTTCCCATTTGGATCTGGAAGAAGAATCTGTGTGGGTATTCCATTAGTTGAGAAAATGACAATGCTCATCTTGGCTTCACTATTGCACTCATTCGATTGGAGCTTGCCACAGGGTATCGAAGAGCATGACCTTTCAGAAAAGATGGCCATTACGCTAAAGAAAATAAAACCGCTCTTGGCTATTCCGTCTCAAAGGTTGCTCGATGCGAGCCTTTATAACTAA